From the bacterium genome, one window contains:
- a CDS encoding DUF5679 domain-containing protein, with protein MADVTTGYCVKCKAKDRKMVNATEVAMQGKGGKPRRAMTGTCEVCGTKMFRIMGNKV; from the coding sequence ATGGCAGACGTTACAACAGGCTATTGCGTTAAATGTAAGGCCAAAGACCGAAAGATGGTCAATGCTACGGAAGTAGCAATGCAGGGAAAAGGAGGAAAGCCTCGCCGGGCTATGACTGGCACGTGCGAAGTTTGCGGCACAAAGATGTTCCGCATCATGGGCAATAAAGTCTAG
- a CDS encoding acyl-CoA thioesterase, with protein MSLEPKTAKESAINDYPYILFETDINPRGTAFGGRVMEVADKVAAIVSRRHSRVDCVTLQVDSLKFIGPAVKGEVLVYKAAVNRVWRTSMEIGVKVYAESPRTGERRHVVSAYFTFVGIGDDSRPITLPQAIPETDEEKRRYEKADLRRQRRLKEDREDSENKKITP; from the coding sequence ATGAGCCTGGAACCGAAGACCGCGAAAGAGTCAGCGATTAACGACTACCCCTACATTCTCTTTGAAACCGATATCAATCCGCGTGGCACCGCATTCGGCGGACGAGTCATGGAAGTTGCCGACAAGGTAGCCGCAATTGTTTCCCGCCGACACAGCAGAGTGGATTGCGTCACCCTGCAAGTGGACTCTCTCAAATTTATCGGCCCAGCCGTAAAGGGCGAGGTGTTGGTCTACAAAGCCGCAGTAAACCGGGTTTGGAGAACCTCAATGGAAATTGGGGTGAAGGTCTACGCTGAAAGCCCGCGAACCGGAGAACGGCGCCACGTTGTCAGCGCCTACTTCACCTTCGTGGGAATCGGAGATGATAGCCGGCCGATTACTTTGCCTCAAGCCATTCCGGAAACTGATGAGGAAAAGCGCCGCTATGAAAAAGCTGATTTGCGCCGCCAGCGCCGCCTGAAAGAAGACAGGGAAGATTCAGAGAATAAAAAAATAACCCCGTGA
- the typA gene encoding translational GTPase TypA — translation MNLRNIAIIAHVDHGKTTLVDALLKQSENFKIKSDGNKDLIMDSNDLERERGITIFAKNVAVKYHDYKINIVDTPGHADFGGEVERIMRMVDGVLLVVDAKEGPMPQTKFVLRKAIQAGHKAIVVINKIDKPGARPEWTLNATFDLFVELGANDDQANFPVIYASGVQGKAGLEANLDAMKDIEPVFDAVVKYIPAPQVNEGKPLQVLTVNLSYDNYKGKIAVGRIYAGVLKKGVPVMHINRAGVMKKISLTSVMLFDGLNRVEVESAGAGDIVAIAGIADVSIGETLADIDHPEALPIIKIDEPTIKMTFGVNTSPFAGKDGKHTTSRNLDERLKQELETDVALSVASTGSPDRWVVAGRGELHLAILIEKMRREGFELEVSKPQVIFKDIDGKKQEPMELVSIEAPEAFSGTVIEMLGKRLGEMKDMKVDRGQVFIDFAIPTRGLIGIRNPFLTATKGNGIMNSIFLGYEPIKGDLDDGQHGSLVSTDNGISNSYGLLNSQDRGHLFIGPQVDVYEGMVVGENAKAGDILVNICKTKELTNFRTKNFGVQEGLEVPHTMGLEDALDYISDDELVEVTPKNIRLRKAFLTTHERNKFDRAAKDKKQA, via the coding sequence ATGAATTTACGTAACATCGCAATTATCGCTCACGTTGACCACGGCAAAACCACTTTAGTGGATGCGCTTTTGAAGCAGTCGGAAAATTTTAAAATCAAAAGCGACGGAAATAAAGATTTGATTATGGATTCCAACGATCTTGAACGAGAGCGGGGAATTACTATTTTTGCAAAAAACGTCGCGGTAAAATATCACGACTATAAAATTAATATCGTGGACACCCCAGGTCACGCTGATTTCGGAGGAGAGGTGGAGCGCATTATGCGTATGGTGGACGGTGTGCTTTTGGTAGTAGATGCCAAAGAAGGTCCGATGCCACAGACGAAATTCGTATTACGTAAAGCTATCCAGGCCGGCCATAAGGCAATTGTGGTAATTAACAAAATTGATAAGCCGGGCGCTCGCCCAGAGTGGACCTTGAACGCTACCTTCGATTTATTCGTTGAATTGGGTGCTAATGATGATCAGGCTAACTTTCCGGTCATCTATGCTTCCGGAGTACAAGGCAAGGCAGGCTTGGAGGCAAATTTAGATGCAATGAAAGACATTGAGCCGGTCTTTGACGCGGTAGTGAAATATATTCCTGCGCCGCAAGTGAATGAAGGTAAACCGTTGCAGGTACTTACTGTGAATCTTTCCTACGACAACTACAAAGGCAAGATTGCTGTCGGCCGAATTTATGCCGGAGTTTTGAAAAAGGGAGTTCCGGTAATGCATATCAATCGCGCCGGTGTTATGAAAAAGATTTCACTTACTTCGGTGATGCTTTTTGACGGTTTGAATCGGGTTGAAGTGGAGTCTGCCGGAGCGGGAGACATTGTGGCAATCGCCGGAATTGCTGATGTTTCTATCGGAGAGACTCTTGCTGACATTGATCATCCGGAAGCTTTGCCGATTATTAAAATCGATGAGCCGACTATCAAGATGACTTTTGGCGTGAATACTTCTCCATTCGCCGGAAAAGACGGTAAGCACACCACTTCCCGTAATTTAGATGAACGTCTTAAGCAAGAATTAGAAACTGACGTTGCTTTGTCGGTAGCTTCGACCGGCTCACCGGATCGTTGGGTAGTCGCCGGCCGCGGCGAGTTACATTTAGCGATTCTTATTGAAAAAATGCGTCGCGAAGGATTTGAACTGGAGGTTTCTAAGCCTCAAGTTATTTTCAAAGATATTGACGGCAAGAAGCAGGAGCCGATGGAGTTAGTTTCCATTGAAGCGCCGGAGGCCTTTTCCGGAACGGTTATTGAAATGCTCGGCAAGCGTTTAGGTGAAATGAAAGATATGAAAGTGGATCGAGGCCAAGTTTTTATTGATTTCGCTATTCCTACTCGCGGTTTAATCGGTATCCGTAATCCTTTTTTGACCGCCACGAAAGGCAATGGAATTATGAATAGTATCTTTTTGGGCTACGAGCCGATTAAGGGAGATTTGGATGACGGACAACACGGTTCTTTGGTTTCTACTGATAACGGAATCTCCAATAGCTATGGTTTGTTGAATTCACAGGATCGCGGTCATCTTTTCATAGGTCCGCAGGTGGATGTATATGAAGGCATGGTTGTTGGTGAGAATGCTAAGGCCGGTGATATCTTGGTAAATATCTGCAAAACAAAAGAATTGACTAACTTCCGTACCAAAAACTTCGGTGTGCAGGAGGGATTAGAGGTTCCTCACACGATGGGCCTGGAAGATGCCCTGGATTATATTTCCGATGATGAATTAGTGGAGGTTACTCCGAAAAATATCCGTCTCCGCAAAGCGTTTCTTACCACGCATGAACGCAATAAATTCGACCGGGCAGCGAAGGATAAAAAGCAGGCATAA
- a CDS encoding ice-binding family protein — translation MAVFSLALGLAGVTTLFAAVPATSVDLLSAGNFVILSKTGITDVPTSAITGNIGTSPITGAAITGLDCVEVTGMIYTVDATGPACRTTDATLLTQAVSDMEAVYLDVAGRPAGVGSFLNVGAGTVTGQTLLPGTYTWDSAVTIPTDLMLDAQGDANAVWIFQIAGTLDMAAGKRMLLSGGAQTKNIFWQVAGAVTLGAGSHFEGNLLAKTNVAMITGATLNGRALAQTAVTLQSNAISLPSK, via the coding sequence TTGGCTGTCTTCTCCTTGGCACTCGGTCTAGCTGGGGTAACCACTCTGTTTGCAGCTGTCCCGGCGACTTCAGTTGACCTTTTGTCGGCGGGTAATTTCGTGATTCTATCAAAAACCGGAATTACTGATGTTCCTACGTCTGCGATTACTGGCAATATCGGAACAAGTCCGATTACGGGCGCGGCTATTACCGGATTAGATTGTGTAGAAGTGACTGGGATGATATACACAGTTGACGCTACTGGCCCTGCATGCAGAACAACAGATGCAACACTGCTGACTCAGGCCGTAAGCGACATGGAAGCCGTATACCTTGATGTTGCTGGGCGACCAGCAGGAGTTGGTTCTTTCTTGAATGTAGGGGCCGGAACTGTCACCGGTCAAACCCTTCTCCCTGGTACTTACACATGGGATTCCGCTGTGACGATACCGACAGATCTTATGCTCGACGCCCAAGGCGACGCGAATGCGGTCTGGATCTTCCAGATAGCGGGAACTCTTGATATGGCCGCTGGCAAGCGGATGCTCTTAAGCGGTGGCGCCCAGACCAAGAATATTTTTTGGCAGGTTGCCGGTGCTGTGACCCTTGGAGCGGGTTCGCACTTTGAGGGAAATCTTCTGGCTAAAACAAACGTTGCTATGATAACCGGCGCAACGTTAAACGGAAGAGCATTGGCGCAAACGGCTGTTACGTTACAGTCCAACGCCATTTCACTTCCGAGTAAGTAA